Proteins encoded by one window of Lycium barbarum isolate Lr01 chromosome 11, ASM1917538v2, whole genome shotgun sequence:
- the LOC132618008 gene encoding probable serine/threonine-protein kinase PIX13, with amino-acid sequence MGNCFGTKFSKSNPSSTHPSFSVRQFTPDTSKNYSNGLGYSATTSSSIGHSHFSTTASDDNTCLNGGQILPIPNLKIYSFSDLKLSTRNFKSDSVLGIGGFGTVYKGWVDEKTLAPTKAGSGMIVAIKKLNSESTQGFEEWQSEVNFLGRLSHSNLVKLLGYCTEDNELLLVYEFMPKGSLENHLFRRSAAIEPLSWDLRLKIAIGAARGLAFLHTSEKKVIYRDFKASNILLDGNYNAKISDFGLAKLGPSGGNSHVTTRVMGTYGYAAPEYVETGHLYVKSDVYGFGVVLLEILTGLRALDTKRPSGQQKLVEWVKPMLSNKRKLKSIMDAHMEGQYSSKAAMLAAQITLKCLEGDPKNRPSMKEVMDVLEQIEAIKEKPKESRRKSEHSSSHRHRQSPRSHQSPCQTSDRSGKSMR; translated from the exons ATGGGGAATTGTTTTGGAACTAAATTTTCTAAATCTAATCCTAGTAGTACTCATCCAAGTTTTTCAGTTAGACAGTTTACTCCAG ACACATCAAAGAATTACAGCAATGGCCTTGGCTATTCGGCCACCACGAGTAGCAGTATTGGACATAGTCATTTCTCGACAACTGCAAGTGACGATAATACGTGTTTGAATGGCGGACAGATATTGCCGATTCCAAATTTAAAGATTTATAGTTTTTCTGATTTGAAGTTGTCCACGAGGAACTTCAAGTCCGACTCAGTTTTGGGGATCGGTGGTTTTGGGACGGTGTATAAAGGATGGGTTGATGAGAAGACGCTTGCTCCGACTAAAGCTGGCAGTGGAATGATCGTTGCCATAAAGAAGTTGAACTCCGAGAGCACTCAAGGATTTGAAGAGTGGCAG TCAGAAGTGAACTTTTTAGGAAGGCTTTCTCATTCTAACCTTGTTAAGCTACTGGGATATTGTACGGAAGACAACGAGCTGTTACTCGTTTATGAATTTATGCCGAAGGGAAGCTTGGAAAACCATCTTTTCAGAA GAAGTGCCGCTATTGAACCGCTTTCTTGGGATTTGCGCCTCAAAATTGCCATAGGAGCGGCTCGGGGCTTGGCTTTCTTACATACTTCAGAAAAGAAAGTCATTTACAGAGACTTCAAAGCCTCCAACATACTGCTTGATGGG AATTACAATGCAAAAATATCAGATTTTGGCTTAGCTAAACTGGGGCCTTCCGGTGGAAACTCACACGTAACTACTCGTGTTATGGGCACATATGGTTATGCTGCTCCAGAATATGTTGAAACAG GCCATCTATATGTAAAAAGTGACGTGTACGGATTTGGAGTCGTCTTGCTTGAGATACTGACTGGCTTACGAGCACTTGACACCAAACGACCAAGCGGACAACAGAAGTTGGTGGAGTGGGTGAAACCGATGCTGTCTAATAAAAGGAAGCTGAAGTCCATTATGGACGCTCATATGGAAGGCCAATATTCTTCAAAAGCAGCAATGCTTGCTGCTCAAATCACTCTAAAATGCCTAGAGGGAGACCCCAAGAATCGACCTTCAATGAAAGAAGTAATGGACGTGTTGGAACAGATTGAAGCCATCAAGGAGAAACCAAAAGAATCCAGAAGGAAATCCGAGCATTCTTCTTCTCATCGCCACCGACAATCTCCAAGAAGTCACCAATCGCCATGTCAGACAAGCGACCGGTCAGGAAAAAGTATGAGGTGA